In Stigmatella aurantiaca, a single genomic region encodes these proteins:
- a CDS encoding adenylyltransferase/cytidyltransferase family protein translates to MSTLEKLQTLAQVAEDRERWRAEGKTVALANGIFDLLHVGHVRYLQGARELADVLVVAVNSDASTRAYKGPGRPYIPEAERAELVAALDCTTRVLLFDEPNVRPIIRALKPDVHVKGTDYTPDTIPEADEVRAYGGRTAVAGDPKNHSTTEIARRTGREGGKG, encoded by the coding sequence ATGAGCACGCTGGAGAAGCTCCAGACCCTGGCCCAGGTGGCGGAGGATCGGGAGCGGTGGCGGGCGGAGGGCAAGACGGTGGCCCTGGCCAACGGCATCTTCGATCTCCTGCACGTGGGGCACGTGCGGTACCTGCAGGGGGCGCGGGAGCTGGCGGATGTGCTGGTGGTGGCGGTGAACTCGGACGCCTCCACGCGGGCCTATAAAGGACCCGGGCGGCCCTACATCCCGGAGGCCGAGCGGGCGGAACTGGTGGCGGCGCTGGACTGCACCACCCGGGTCCTCCTCTTCGATGAGCCAAACGTGAGGCCCATCATCCGGGCGCTGAAGCCGGACGTGCACGTGAAGGGCACGGACTACACGCCGGACACCATTCCCGAGGCGGACGAAGTGCGGGCCTACGGGGGCCGCACCGCGGTCGCGGGAGACCCGAAGAACCACAGCACGACGGAGATTGCCCGGCGCACGGGCCGGGAGGGCGGCAAGGGCTAG